A single genomic interval of Streptomyces sp. 1222.5 harbors:
- a CDS encoding cytochrome ubiquinol oxidase subunit I, translated as MDLALAPETLARWQFGITTVYHFLFVPLTISLAALTAGLQTAWVRTEKEKYLRATKFWGKLFLINIAMGVVTGIVQEFQFGMNWSDYSRFVGDIFGAPLAFEALIAFFFESTFIGLWIFGWDKLPKKIHLACIWMVSIGTILSAYFILAANSWMQHPVGYRINKAKGRAELTDFWAVLTQNTALSQAFHTLSAAFLTGGAFMVGIAAYHLARKKHVREMKTSLRLGLITVVIAGLLTAVSGDTLGKVMFKQQPMKMAAAEALWDGQKPAPFSIFAYGDVEKGHNTVAVEIPGLLSFLADDNFTSYVPGINDVNKAEQQKFGPGDYRPNIPVAFWGFRWMIGFGMASFAIGLAGLWLTRKKFMLPQALRVGDDEVPHLVLFRNKALSPKLSPWFWRIATWTMAFPLIANSWGWIFTEMGRQPWVVYGVLQTRDAVSPGVSQGEVLTSMLVFTALYAILAVVEVKLLAKYVKAGPPELTEADLNPPTKIGGDTRDADKPMAFSY; from the coding sequence GTGGACCTGGCTCTGGCGCCGGAGACACTGGCGCGCTGGCAGTTCGGCATCACCACCGTCTACCACTTCCTGTTCGTCCCGCTGACCATCTCCCTGGCCGCCCTCACGGCCGGGCTGCAGACGGCCTGGGTGCGCACGGAGAAGGAGAAGTACCTCAGGGCGACCAAGTTCTGGGGCAAGCTCTTCCTGATCAACATCGCGATGGGCGTCGTCACCGGCATCGTGCAGGAGTTCCAGTTCGGCATGAACTGGTCCGACTACTCGCGCTTCGTCGGGGACATCTTCGGTGCCCCGCTCGCCTTCGAGGCCCTGATCGCGTTCTTCTTCGAGTCCACCTTCATCGGTCTGTGGATCTTCGGCTGGGACAAGCTGCCCAAGAAGATCCATCTGGCCTGCATCTGGATGGTCTCGATCGGCACGATCCTCTCCGCGTACTTCATCCTCGCGGCGAACTCCTGGATGCAGCACCCCGTCGGCTACCGGATCAACAAGGCGAAGGGGCGTGCCGAACTGACCGACTTCTGGGCCGTGCTGACCCAGAACACCGCCCTCAGCCAGGCCTTCCACACCCTGTCCGCGGCCTTCCTCACCGGCGGCGCCTTCATGGTGGGCATCGCCGCCTACCACCTGGCCCGCAAGAAGCACGTCCGCGAGATGAAGACCTCGCTGCGGCTCGGACTGATCACGGTGGTCATCGCCGGTCTGCTCACCGCGGTCAGCGGCGACACCCTCGGCAAGGTCATGTTCAAGCAGCAGCCGATGAAGATGGCCGCCGCCGAGGCGCTGTGGGACGGGCAGAAGCCGGCACCGTTCTCGATCTTCGCCTACGGCGATGTCGAGAAGGGCCACAACACCGTGGCCGTCGAGATCCCCGGTCTGCTGTCCTTCCTCGCCGACGACAACTTCACCTCCTACGTCCCCGGCATCAACGACGTCAACAAGGCCGAGCAGCAGAAGTTCGGTCCGGGCGACTACCGGCCCAACATCCCGGTCGCCTTCTGGGGCTTCCGCTGGATGATCGGCTTCGGCATGGCCTCCTTCGCCATCGGCCTGGCCGGCCTCTGGCTGACCCGCAAGAAGTTCATGCTGCCGCAGGCCCTCAGGGTCGGCGACGACGAGGTGCCGCACCTGGTGCTGTTCAGGAACAAGGCGCTCAGCCCGAAGCTCAGCCCCTGGTTCTGGCGTATCGCGACCTGGACCATGGCCTTCCCGCTGATCGCCAACTCCTGGGGCTGGATCTTCACCGAGATGGGCCGCCAGCCGTGGGTCGTCTACGGCGTCCTGCAGACCCGGGACGCGGTCTCCCCCGGCGTCTCCCAGGGCGAGGTCCTCACCTCGATGCTCGTCTTCACCGCGCTCTACGCGATCCTCGCCGTCGTCGAGGTCAAGCTGCTCGCCAAGTACGTCAAGGCCGGCCCGCCCGAGCTGACCGAGGCCGACCTCAACCCGCCCACGAAGATCGGCGGCGACACCCGTGACGCCGACAAGCCGATGGCCTTCTCGTACTAG
- the cydB gene encoding cytochrome d ubiquinol oxidase subunit II — protein sequence MELHDVWFVLIAVLWTGYFFLEGFDFGVGILTKLLARDRPERRVLINTIGPVWDGNEVWLLTAGGATFAAFPEWYATLFSGFYLPLLLILVCLIVRGVAFEYRAKRPEENWQRNWETAIFWTSLLPAFLWGVAFANIVRGVKIDRHFEYVGGVGDLLNPYALLGGLVTLTLFTFHGAVFTALKTVGDIRVRARKLALWTGLVAAVVALAFLLWTQAHSGDAKSLVALVVAVAALTAALVANQLGREGWAFALSGVTIVASVAMLFLSLFPNVMPSTLNGEWSLTVTNASSSPYTLKIMTWLAVIATPIVLLYQGWTYWVFRKRIGTQHLAEPAH from the coding sequence ATGGAACTTCACGACGTCTGGTTCGTCCTCATCGCCGTCCTGTGGACCGGCTACTTCTTCCTGGAGGGCTTCGACTTCGGGGTCGGCATCCTCACCAAGCTGCTGGCGCGCGACCGGCCCGAGCGCCGGGTGCTGATCAACACCATCGGACCCGTCTGGGACGGCAACGAGGTGTGGCTGCTCACGGCGGGCGGCGCGACCTTCGCCGCCTTCCCGGAGTGGTACGCCACGCTCTTCTCGGGCTTCTACCTCCCGCTGCTCCTCATCCTGGTCTGCCTTATCGTCCGCGGTGTCGCCTTCGAGTACCGGGCGAAGCGGCCCGAGGAGAACTGGCAGCGGAACTGGGAGACGGCGATTTTCTGGACCTCGCTGCTCCCGGCGTTCCTGTGGGGTGTGGCGTTCGCGAACATCGTGCGGGGCGTGAAGATCGACCGGCACTTCGAGTACGTCGGCGGCGTCGGGGACCTGCTCAATCCCTACGCTCTGCTCGGCGGTCTGGTGACGCTCACCCTGTTCACCTTCCACGGAGCGGTGTTCACCGCCCTCAAGACCGTCGGGGACATCCGGGTGCGGGCACGGAAGCTGGCGCTGTGGACCGGCCTCGTCGCGGCCGTCGTGGCGCTCGCCTTCCTGCTGTGGACGCAGGCCCACAGCGGTGACGCCAAGAGCCTGGTGGCGCTGGTCGTCGCGGTCGCCGCTCTGACGGCCGCGCTCGTGGCCAATCAACTCGGGCGCGAGGGATGGGCGTTCGCCCTGTCGGGCGTCACCATCGTGGCGTCCGTGGCGATGCTCTTCCTCTCGCTCTTCCCGAACGTCATGCCATCCACGCTCAACGGTGAGTGGAGCCTGACGGTCACCAACGCCTCGTCGAGCCCGTACACCTTGAAGATCATGACGTGGCTGGCGGTGATCGCCACGCCGATCGTCCTGCTCTACCAGGGCTGGACCTACTGGGTGTTCCGCAAGCGGATCGGTACGCAGCACCTCGCCGAACCCGCACACTGA
- the cydD gene encoding thiol reductant ABC exporter subunit CydD, producing the protein MFHVKPIDPRLLRYARATRLFLAAVVGLGAVGAGLVIAQAMLIADIVVGAFQHTQSVAELRTPLLLLAAVAVGRSVVAWLTELAAHRAAAAVKSELRGRLLDRAAVLGPGWLSGQRTGSLVTLVTRGVDALDDYFSRYLPQLGLAVVVPVAVLARIVTEDCVSAAIIVGTLPLIPLFMMLIGWATQSRMDRQWRLLSRLSGHFLDVVAGLPTLKVFGRAKAQAESIRRITGEYRQATLRTLRIAFLSSFALELLATLSVALVAVTIGMRLVHGDMDLYIGLVILVLAPEAYLPLRQVGAQYHAAAEGLAAAEEIFAVLENPLPVSGSGAVPPAGAVAFEGVTVRYPGRSSDAVNGVSFGVAPGETVALVGPSGVGKSTLLDVLLGFVRPTDGRVRIGGAELGALDLEQWRSRVAWVPQRPHLYAGTIAENVRLARPDADDTAVRQALRDAGALEFVDALPEGAGTVLGEDGAGLSAGQRQRLALARAFLADRPVLLLDEPTAALDGATEAEVVAAVRRLAVGRTVLLVVHRPALLEVADRVVRLREAPECRGEAGPAEGPRSPDPVSRPLADRLGVLEAQAPGEQPGPIAGGPRTGVLARVRGLAGARRGRLALALLLGSLAFGSAVGLMATSGWLISRASQQPPVLYLMVAVTATRAFGIGRAVFRYAERLVSHDAVLRMLADTRVAVYRRLERLAPAGLRTARRGDLLTRLVTDVDALQDYWLRWLLPAGVAVAVSAVSIGFTAWLLPEAGAALAVGLLAAGAGVPLVTAKAARRTERRLAPARGVLATRVTDLLTGTAELTVAGALPARVAAARGADGVLTRIASRAAAVTGLGDGLTALVSGLTVTATALLGARAVADGRLDGVTMAVVVLTPLAAFEAVLGLPLAVRYRQRVRRSAERVHEVLDAPEPVREPERPRQAPASPFPLVIKDLAAGHPGQRGDALAGLGLRLEQGWRIAVVGASGAGKTTLAQVLLRFLDPRAGSYTLAGVDATALTGDDVRRLVGLCAQDAHLFDSSVRENLLLARKDATDAELRGALARARLLDWVDGLPDGLDTFVGEHGALLSGGQRQRLALARALLADFPVLVLDEPAEHLDLATADALTADLLAATEGRTTLLITHRLAGLEAVDEVIVLDGGRVVQRGAYAELAGADGPLRAMARREAAAEVLADAR; encoded by the coding sequence ATGTTTCACGTGAAACCCATCGATCCACGCCTTCTGCGCTATGCGCGTGCCACCCGCCTCTTCCTCGCGGCGGTCGTCGGTCTGGGTGCCGTCGGCGCCGGACTGGTCATCGCGCAGGCGATGCTCATCGCCGACATCGTCGTCGGGGCGTTCCAGCACACGCAGTCCGTCGCCGAACTGCGCACTCCCCTGCTGCTGTTGGCCGCCGTCGCCGTGGGGCGATCGGTCGTCGCATGGCTCACCGAACTCGCGGCCCACCGGGCCGCCGCAGCGGTGAAGTCGGAGCTGCGCGGCCGCCTTCTCGACCGTGCGGCCGTGCTGGGCCCCGGCTGGCTGAGCGGACAGCGGACCGGTTCTCTGGTCACCCTCGTCACACGTGGCGTGGACGCCCTGGACGACTACTTCTCGCGCTATCTCCCGCAGCTGGGGCTCGCGGTGGTCGTGCCGGTGGCGGTGCTGGCGCGGATCGTCACCGAGGACTGCGTGTCGGCGGCGATCATCGTCGGCACGCTGCCGTTGATCCCGCTCTTCATGATGCTGATCGGCTGGGCGACCCAGTCCCGGATGGACCGTCAGTGGCGGCTGCTGTCACGGCTGTCCGGGCACTTCCTGGACGTCGTCGCCGGCCTGCCCACGTTGAAGGTGTTCGGCCGGGCCAAGGCACAGGCCGAGTCCATCCGCCGGATCACCGGCGAGTACCGCCAGGCCACCCTGCGCACCCTGCGGATCGCCTTCCTGTCCTCCTTCGCGCTGGAACTGCTCGCCACGCTGTCCGTCGCCCTGGTCGCCGTGACGATCGGTATGCGGCTCGTCCACGGCGACATGGACCTCTATATCGGCCTGGTCATCCTGGTGCTGGCGCCCGAGGCCTATCTGCCGCTGCGGCAGGTGGGCGCCCAGTACCACGCGGCGGCCGAGGGTCTCGCCGCCGCGGAGGAGATCTTCGCCGTGCTGGAGAACCCGCTTCCGGTGTCCGGCTCCGGCGCGGTGCCGCCGGCGGGTGCGGTGGCGTTCGAAGGGGTCACCGTGCGCTACCCCGGCCGGTCGAGTGACGCGGTGAACGGAGTGTCCTTCGGTGTCGCGCCCGGCGAGACCGTCGCACTGGTCGGGCCGAGCGGCGTGGGCAAGTCGACGCTGCTGGACGTACTGCTCGGGTTCGTACGGCCCACCGACGGCCGGGTGCGGATCGGGGGAGCCGAACTCGGCGCCCTCGACCTGGAGCAGTGGCGGTCGCGGGTCGCCTGGGTACCGCAGCGCCCGCATCTGTACGCGGGGACGATCGCGGAGAACGTGCGGCTGGCCCGGCCGGACGCGGACGACACGGCCGTACGGCAGGCCCTGCGGGACGCGGGCGCGCTGGAGTTCGTGGACGCGCTGCCCGAGGGTGCCGGCACGGTGCTCGGGGAGGACGGGGCCGGCCTGTCGGCGGGGCAGCGGCAGCGACTCGCCCTCGCCCGGGCCTTCCTTGCCGACCGGCCCGTGCTGCTGCTGGACGAGCCGACGGCCGCCCTGGACGGAGCGACGGAGGCGGAGGTCGTAGCGGCGGTACGGAGGCTCGCGGTGGGCCGTACCGTGCTGCTCGTCGTGCATCGGCCCGCGCTGCTGGAGGTGGCCGACAGGGTGGTGCGGCTGCGGGAGGCGCCGGAGTGCCGTGGGGAGGCCGGGCCTGCCGAAGGGCCCCGCTCCCCGGACCCTGTGTCCCGTCCGCTCGCCGATCGGCTCGGCGTGCTGGAGGCCCAGGCGCCGGGGGAACAGCCCGGTCCGATCGCGGGCGGGCCCCGCACGGGGGTGCTCGCCAGGGTTCGGGGGCTTGCCGGGGCACGGCGTGGCCGGCTGGCGCTCGCCCTTCTGCTCGGCAGCCTCGCGTTCGGCAGTGCCGTGGGTCTGATGGCGACCTCCGGCTGGCTCATCTCGAGGGCCTCGCAGCAACCGCCGGTGCTCTATCTGATGGTGGCCGTCACCGCGACGCGAGCCTTCGGGATCGGGCGGGCCGTGTTCCGGTACGCCGAGCGGCTGGTGTCGCACGACGCCGTACTGCGCATGCTGGCCGATACCCGGGTCGCGGTCTACCGCCGCCTGGAACGCCTCGCCCCCGCCGGACTGCGGACCGCCCGCCGCGGCGATCTGCTCACTCGGCTCGTCACGGATGTGGACGCGCTGCAGGACTACTGGCTGCGCTGGCTGCTGCCCGCCGGTGTGGCCGTGGCCGTCTCCGCGGTCTCCATCGGCTTCACGGCGTGGCTGCTGCCCGAGGCCGGGGCCGCCCTCGCGGTGGGGCTGCTGGCGGCCGGCGCCGGTGTCCCGCTGGTGACCGCCAAGGCGGCTCGGCGGACGGAGCGGCGTCTGGCACCAGCCCGGGGCGTGCTCGCGACCCGGGTGACCGATCTCCTCACCGGTACCGCGGAGCTGACCGTCGCCGGCGCGCTGCCCGCCCGGGTGGCCGCCGCTCGCGGGGCCGACGGCGTCCTCACCCGGATCGCCTCGCGCGCCGCCGCCGTCACCGGGCTCGGCGACGGACTCACCGCGCTGGTCTCCGGCCTGACGGTCACGGCCACCGCGCTGCTCGGCGCCCGGGCGGTGGCGGACGGCCGGCTCGACGGCGTGACGATGGCGGTCGTCGTCCTCACCCCGCTGGCCGCCTTCGAGGCCGTCCTCGGACTGCCGCTCGCCGTGCGGTACCGGCAGCGGGTGCGGCGGAGCGCGGAGCGGGTCCACGAGGTCCTGGACGCGCCGGAGCCCGTGCGTGAGCCCGAGCGGCCCCGGCAGGCACCCGCCTCGCCGTTCCCGCTGGTGATCAAGGACCTGGCGGCAGGGCATCCGGGGCAGCGCGGGGACGCGCTGGCCGGCCTCGGCCTCCGGCTGGAGCAGGGGTGGCGGATCGCCGTGGTCGGGGCGTCCGGCGCCGGCAAGACGACCCTCGCCCAGGTGCTGCTTCGCTTCCTCGACCCGCGGGCGGGCTCGTACACGCTCGCCGGTGTGGACGCGACCGCACTGACCGGTGACGACGTACGGCGGCTCGTCGGGCTGTGCGCGCAGGACGCACACCTCTTCGACAGCTCGGTGCGCGAGAACCTGCTGCTGGCCCGGAAGGACGCCACGGACGCCGAGCTGCGCGGGGCGCTCGCCCGGGCCCGGCTGCTGGACTGGGTGGACGGGCTGCCCGACGGTCTGGACACCTTCGTCGGTGAGCACGGCGCCCTGTTGTCCGGCGGTCAGCGCCAGCGGCTGGCGCTGGCTCGCGCACTGCTGGCCGACTTCCCCGTCCTGGTCCTCGACGAGCCCGCCGAGCATCTGGACCTGGCGACGGCCGATGCGCTGACGGCCGATCTGCTGGCCGCCACGGAGGGCCGTACGACGCTGCTCATCACGCACCGGCTGGCGGGCCTGGAGGCGGTCGACGAGGTCATCGTGCTCGACGGCGGCCGGGTGGTGCAGCGGGGCGCGTACGCGGAGCTGGCCGGGGCGGACGGTCCGTTGCGCGCGATGGCGCGGCGGGAGGCGGCGGCGGAGGTGCTCGCGGACGCGCGGTGA
- a CDS encoding HAD-IIB family hydrolase, whose protein sequence is MRENEPVTSATRQHGTPAAAVPPRLIATDLDGTLLRDDKSVSPRTVAALAAAEEAGIEVFFVTGRPARWMDVVSDHVHGHGLAICGNGAAVVDLHGGPGAHRFVKVRELARENALNSALLLREAAPGTVFAIEQTYGFHQEPDYPKLHMEIPDNLLPAEELLAPDGPDADQPVLKILAYHASLDPDAFLTLARLAVGDQANVTRSSPSALLELSGPGVSKASTLALCCAERGISHEEVVAFGDMPNDVEMLTWAGRSYAMGNAHPDVIAAASGRTVANNDDGVAVVIEQLLAGRAAS, encoded by the coding sequence ATGCGCGAGAATGAGCCGGTGACCTCAGCGACCAGACAGCACGGGACCCCTGCCGCCGCCGTACCCCCGCGGCTGATCGCCACCGACCTCGACGGCACCCTGCTGCGCGACGACAAGTCGGTCTCCCCCCGCACGGTCGCCGCGCTGGCCGCAGCCGAGGAGGCCGGCATCGAGGTCTTCTTCGTGACCGGCCGCCCGGCCCGCTGGATGGACGTCGTCAGCGATCACGTCCACGGCCACGGCCTGGCCATCTGCGGAAACGGCGCCGCCGTCGTCGACCTGCACGGCGGCCCCGGCGCCCACCGCTTCGTGAAGGTGCGCGAGCTGGCCCGGGAGAACGCCCTGAACTCCGCCCTGCTGCTGCGCGAGGCGGCACCCGGCACGGTGTTCGCGATCGAACAGACCTACGGCTTCCACCAGGAGCCGGACTATCCCAAGCTGCACATGGAGATACCGGACAACCTCCTGCCGGCCGAGGAACTGCTCGCTCCGGACGGCCCCGACGCCGACCAGCCCGTACTGAAGATCCTCGCCTACCACGCCTCCCTCGACCCCGACGCCTTCCTCACCCTCGCCCGCCTGGCCGTCGGCGACCAGGCCAACGTCACCCGCTCCAGCCCCAGTGCCCTGCTGGAGCTCAGCGGACCAGGCGTCTCCAAGGCCAGCACCCTCGCCCTGTGCTGCGCCGAGCGAGGCATCTCGCACGAGGAGGTCGTCGCCTTCGGGGACATGCCCAACGACGTGGAGATGCTGACCTGGGCCGGCCGGTCGTACGCGATGGGCAACGCCCACCCGGACGTCATCGCCGCCGCGTCGGGCCGTACGGTCGCCAACAACGACGACGGCGTGGCGGTCGTGATCGAGCAACTCCTCGCGGGCCGCGCGGCCTCCTGA
- a CDS encoding LLM class flavin-dependent oxidoreductase yields the protein MSLRLSTVILPYRRWSEGGRSAWTRAEQLGFHTAYTYDHLSWRNFRDGPWFGAIPTLTAAAAATERLRLGTLVTSPNFRHPVTLAKELISLDDISGGRITLGIGAGGTGFDATALGQEPWSPRERADRLAEFVPLLDRLLTEDSVSHEGRFYSAHEARNIPGCVQRPRLPFAVAATGPRGLKLAARHGQAWVTTGDPKLYETGTPEQSVEALRGQIAKLTEACDATGRDVADLDKILLTGFTPDRGRPLESLDAFVDFAGRHQELGFTEIAIHWPIPDSDFAAEQKVFERIAMEALAQLR from the coding sequence ATGAGTCTGCGTCTGAGCACCGTGATCCTGCCCTACCGCCGCTGGAGCGAAGGCGGTCGTTCGGCCTGGACACGGGCCGAGCAACTCGGTTTCCACACGGCGTACACCTACGACCATCTGTCCTGGCGCAACTTCCGGGACGGCCCCTGGTTCGGCGCGATCCCGACCCTGACCGCCGCCGCGGCCGCCACCGAGCGGCTGCGCCTGGGCACGCTGGTCACCTCTCCGAACTTCCGGCACCCGGTGACGCTCGCCAAGGAACTGATCTCCCTCGACGACATCTCCGGCGGCCGGATCACCCTGGGCATCGGCGCCGGCGGCACCGGCTTCGACGCCACCGCCCTCGGTCAGGAGCCCTGGAGCCCGCGCGAGCGCGCCGACCGGCTCGCCGAGTTCGTGCCGCTGCTCGACCGGCTGCTCACCGAGGACTCCGTGTCGCACGAGGGCCGTTTCTACTCGGCCCACGAGGCGCGGAACATCCCCGGCTGTGTGCAGCGGCCGCGGCTGCCGTTCGCGGTCGCGGCCACCGGCCCGCGCGGGCTCAAGCTCGCCGCGCGCCACGGCCAGGCGTGGGTGACCACCGGCGACCCGAAGCTGTACGAGACCGGTACGCCAGAGCAGTCCGTGGAGGCGCTGCGCGGCCAGATCGCCAAGCTGACCGAGGCCTGCGACGCCACCGGACGGGACGTGGCGGACCTCGACAAGATCCTGCTGACCGGCTTCACCCCGGACCGCGGCCGGCCCCTCGAGTCGCTGGACGCCTTCGTGGACTTCGCCGGCCGGCACCAGGAGCTGGGCTTCACCGAGATCGCGATCCACTGGCCGATCCCGGACTCCGACTTCGCCGCGGAGCAGAAGGTCTTCGAGCGGATCGCGATGGAAGCCCTCGCCCAGCTGCGCTGA
- a CDS encoding RNA 2'-phosphotransferase — MDERRTVKVSKYLSKHLRHQPERIGLALDPGGWVGIDTLITAAAAHGFRFTREELDHVVATNDKRRFVIEGGRIRASQGHSVEVDLGLPPATPPPYLYHGTVARNLDAIRAEGLRPMNRHDAHLSADRETATRVGARRGRPVVLTVDAGAMHRDGHVFHVSANGVWLTKAVPPGYLRLPGRR; from the coding sequence ATGGACGAAAGACGCACCGTCAAGGTGTCGAAGTACCTCTCCAAGCACCTGCGCCATCAGCCCGAGCGCATCGGACTCGCACTGGACCCGGGCGGCTGGGTGGGGATCGACACGCTGATCACCGCGGCCGCCGCCCACGGGTTCCGGTTCACCCGTGAGGAACTGGACCACGTGGTGGCCACCAACGACAAGCGGCGCTTCGTGATCGAGGGCGGCAGGATCCGGGCCAGCCAGGGCCACAGCGTGGAGGTCGACCTCGGCCTGCCCCCGGCGACCCCGCCGCCGTACCTCTACCACGGCACCGTCGCCCGCAACCTGGACGCCATCCGGGCCGAGGGCCTGCGGCCGATGAACCGGCACGACGCGCACCTCTCCGCCGACCGTGAGACCGCCACCCGCGTGGGCGCCCGCCGAGGCCGCCCGGTGGTGCTCACCGTGGACGCCGGCGCCATGCACCGCGACGGCCATGTGTTCCACGTCAGCGCCAACGGCGTCTGGCTGACGAAGGCCGTCCCACCGGGCTACCTGCGGCTGCCCGGCCGCCGCTGA
- a CDS encoding MerR family transcriptional regulator has product MTGVPSHHTYRIEDLAHRTGTSVRTIRAYQDRGLLPRAERHGRANLYSEAHVTRLHQIAHLLDRGYTLASIRELLEAWDTGRGLGGVLGLVAEVEGPWTDERPDRITRTELDARFGGPDDAAVAEAVELGVLERIDGDADTFLVPSPQELSVAAELHAAGVPLSAISRHLRELRGQVEHIAARFLEFTTEYVFARYLDDPGHRTDAHAAEAASLIRRLRPLAQQTVDAELARAMRVFATRHLRSHLGSGAPSEPRSDTRTVALPTGTIEDVEALVGTERVAAFIALAAEREVHARALDELATTTVKAKKVGEPP; this is encoded by the coding sequence ATGACCGGAGTCCCGTCCCACCACACCTACCGCATCGAGGACTTGGCCCACCGGACCGGCACCAGCGTGCGGACCATCCGCGCCTACCAGGACCGCGGCCTCCTTCCCCGCGCGGAGCGCCATGGCCGGGCCAACCTCTACTCCGAGGCCCACGTCACCCGGCTCCACCAGATCGCCCACCTCCTGGACCGCGGCTACACCCTCGCCTCGATCAGGGAACTCCTGGAGGCCTGGGACACCGGACGCGGCCTGGGCGGTGTCCTCGGCCTGGTCGCGGAGGTCGAGGGCCCCTGGACGGACGAGCGGCCCGACCGGATCACCCGCACCGAACTGGACGCCCGCTTCGGGGGGCCCGACGACGCCGCCGTGGCCGAGGCGGTCGAGCTCGGCGTGCTGGAGCGGATCGACGGCGACGCGGACACGTTTCTCGTTCCGAGCCCCCAAGAACTGTCCGTGGCGGCCGAGTTGCACGCTGCGGGGGTGCCACTGTCAGCGATCTCGCGTCATCTGCGGGAGTTGAGGGGCCAGGTGGAGCATATCGCCGCCCGTTTCCTGGAGTTCACCACCGAGTACGTCTTCGCGCGCTACCTGGACGATCCGGGTCACCGCACGGACGCGCACGCGGCGGAAGCGGCCTCGCTCATCCGCCGGCTGCGCCCCCTGGCGCAGCAGACCGTGGACGCCGAACTCGCGCGCGCCATGCGGGTCTTCGCCACCCGGCACCTTCGCTCGCACCTCGGTTCCGGCGCCCCCTCGGAACCCCGGTCGGACACGCGTACGGTCGCGCTTCCCACCGGGACGATCGAGGACGTAGAAGCGCTGGTTGGCACCGAGCGCGTCGCTGCCTTCATCGCCCTGGCCGCCGAACGGGAAGTGCACGCACGAGCATTGGATGAACTTGCTACAACCACTGTAAAAGCTAAGAAGGTTGGCGAACCTCCTTAA